In one window of Cellulophaga sp. HaHa_2_95 DNA:
- a CDS encoding sensor histidine kinase, translating into MHSNLIKLFSRKTLVQFLFLFLFAAAIGQEDINEDVNTYKVFQSASNASARFKLFFNSTNRYNQTSPFDWKKTLEEYLVDAENSSDTTAIFQYKTMQSQVMFDLGEYSKCVALANDLYQTNENMSVTEKKIILELLDKSYEKLKLYVKQSEVRKERKELGISKDIIFYDIYSNMGLPNKAMRDYIEEVSKTIDPKDYYANAVYNNNVGHYLWLDKSPPTAITKFKSAESFVNLYLGDVMLAKTENDIIKGNLLKGIIAGNIGKCYADLKNFEDAVFYLENSIEAVYKYKMGSYSSNLIENTLYLADCLLQTNELKDAKKLLDKDFKYVEAEHQLKRNRLLAAYYDKVADFSTASFYYKKNIRLSDSIASNERLITGQQLEALVQSDLENSKAMYRESKESLELKSRELDALDNEISYVYISLVFTLLGFAGLVYAYLRSIKVQRIIVQQKHIIEASLVEKDSLLKEIHHRVKNNLQMVSSLLSLQTKNTKSKAAIEALEEGKSRVKAMALIHQKLYQNDDLSVIEMQGYIESLVNSIQSVYKKGGHKININIDAEAVELDIDRAIPFGLILNELVSNSFKYGFPEDDGNGKIYIHLRKTTEEGGGYFEYSDNGVGMPSDMEERAGESMGIRLMNRLVNQLQSTLNIDKVEEGVKFWFNFK; encoded by the coding sequence ATGCACTCTAACCTTATAAAACTGTTTTCTAGAAAAACACTTGTACAGTTTTTATTTCTTTTCTTGTTTGCCGCTGCGATCGGTCAAGAGGATATAAATGAAGATGTAAATACATACAAAGTATTTCAGAGCGCAAGTAACGCTTCAGCAAGATTTAAATTATTTTTTAATTCTACAAACCGGTACAATCAGACTTCTCCTTTTGATTGGAAAAAGACATTAGAAGAATACCTGGTAGATGCAGAAAACTCAAGCGATACCACAGCTATCTTTCAGTATAAGACCATGCAGAGTCAGGTGATGTTTGATTTAGGAGAGTATTCTAAATGTGTAGCTTTAGCCAATGATTTATATCAGACAAATGAAAATATGTCTGTGACTGAGAAAAAAATCATATTAGAACTTTTAGACAAAAGTTATGAAAAGCTTAAACTTTATGTAAAACAATCTGAAGTTCGCAAAGAACGAAAAGAACTTGGTATTTCAAAAGATATAATTTTTTACGATATCTATTCTAATATGGGACTGCCAAATAAGGCAATGAGAGATTATATTGAAGAAGTAAGTAAAACAATAGATCCAAAAGATTATTATGCCAATGCAGTTTACAATAATAATGTAGGACATTATTTATGGTTAGATAAATCTCCCCCAACCGCTATTACTAAATTTAAGAGTGCAGAATCTTTTGTAAATCTGTATTTAGGTGATGTGATGTTAGCAAAAACAGAAAATGATATTATTAAAGGAAATTTGCTAAAAGGTATCATTGCCGGTAATATTGGCAAGTGTTATGCCGATTTGAAAAATTTTGAAGACGCTGTTTTTTATTTGGAGAATAGTATTGAGGCCGTTTACAAATATAAGATGGGTTCTTACTCATCTAACCTTATAGAGAATACCTTGTACTTAGCAGATTGTTTGCTGCAAACTAATGAGCTTAAAGATGCAAAAAAGCTATTAGATAAAGATTTTAAATATGTTGAGGCAGAACATCAGTTAAAAAGAAACAGATTGTTAGCGGCATATTATGATAAAGTGGCAGACTTTTCTACCGCGTCTTTCTATTATAAAAAAAATATAAGACTTTCAGACTCCATAGCGTCTAATGAACGTCTTATTACTGGGCAACAATTAGAGGCTTTAGTACAATCAGATTTAGAGAATTCTAAAGCAATGTATCGCGAATCTAAAGAAAGTTTAGAACTAAAAAGTAGAGAATTAGATGCCTTGGATAATGAAATATCTTATGTGTATATCTCTTTAGTGTTTACTTTACTAGGTTTTGCAGGTTTGGTATACGCTTACCTTAGAAGTATTAAAGTACAGCGTATAATTGTACAGCAAAAGCATATTATTGAAGCTTCGTTGGTAGAAAAAGATTCACTTCTTAAAGAAATACACCACAGGGTTAAAAACAACCTTCAAATGGTATCTAGTTTGTTGAGTTTGCAGACTAAAAATACGAAGAGTAAAGCGGCCATTGAAGCTTTAGAAGAAGGAAAAAGTAGGGTGAAGGCTATGGCGTTAATTCACCAGAAATTATATCAAAATGATGATCTTTCGGTAATTGAAATGCAGGGCTATATTGAAAGCCTTGTAAACAGTATACAATCTGTTTATAAGAAAGGCGGACATAAGATTAATATAAATATTGATGCCGAGGCAGTAGAACTAGATATTGATAGAGCAATACCTTTTGGTTTGATATTAAACGAACTAGTTTCCAATTCCTTTAAATATGGATTCCCGGAAGATGATGGGAATGGAAAAATTTATATTCATTTAAGAAAAACAACGGAAGAAGGCGGTGGTTATTTTGAATATTCTGATAATGGCGTAGGAATGCCTTCAGATATGGAAGAGCGTGCAGGAGAATCTATGGGAATTAGATTAATGAACCGTTTGGTGAATCAGTTACAGTCAACGTTAAATATTGATAAAGTTGAAGAGGGAGTTAAATTTTGGTTTAATTTTAAATAA
- a CDS encoding GNAT family N-acetyltransferase, with protein sequence MKALMLQYAFTELQMEKVEFRIDERNTASRKAVEKLGCVLEGVLRKNVYLLDGFKRNTCCYGLLREEWIDRNFKNSI encoded by the coding sequence ATGAAAGCCTTAATGCTCCAGTATGCATTCACAGAATTGCAGATGGAAAAAGTAGAATTTAGAATAGATGAGCGCAATACAGCTTCCCGTAAAGCTGTGGAAAAACTAGGCTGTGTCCTAGAAGGAGTTTTACGTAAGAATGTGTATTTATTAGATGGGTTTAAACGGAATACGTGCTGTTACGGACTCTTGAGAGAAGAATGGATTGATCGTAACTTCAAAAATTCGATTTAA
- a CDS encoding alpha/beta hydrolase, protein MNSTEKHVSYTTKNTYETLNTLTSKTKNIWIVFHGIGYLSRYFLRYFNELPPEENYIIAPQAPSKYYLNGKYTHVGASWLTKENTTLEMENVSSYLDAVFAAEQIPENTNLIVFGFSQGVSIASRWTALNCVKCNQLVLYAGGIPNEMTPEEFKFLEAQHTQVKIIVGTKDEYLNEERMKSESKKIATLFNNKAEITTFEGGHEVRKEIINSLV, encoded by the coding sequence ATGAACTCTACCGAAAAGCACGTTTCCTATACTACAAAAAACACGTATGAAACACTAAATACACTTACATCGAAGACAAAAAATATTTGGATTGTTTTTCACGGTATCGGTTATTTAAGTCGGTATTTTCTTAGGTATTTCAATGAATTACCTCCCGAAGAAAATTACATCATTGCTCCACAAGCACCTTCTAAATATTATTTAAACGGAAAGTATACTCATGTTGGCGCTAGTTGGCTCACGAAAGAAAATACGACCTTAGAAATGGAAAATGTTTCTAGCTATTTAGATGCTGTTTTTGCTGCGGAACAAATACCAGAAAACACCAACCTTATTGTTTTCGGTTTCTCCCAAGGAGTTTCTATTGCTTCTAGATGGACTGCCTTGAATTGCGTAAAATGTAATCAGCTCGTACTTTATGCAGGAGGAATACCGAATGAGATGACTCCTGAAGAATTTAAATTTTTAGAAGCGCAACACACGCAAGTAAAAATTATTGTTGGTACAAAAGACGAATACTTAAATGAGGAGCGTATGAAATCTGAGTCCAAAAAAATAGCGACTTTATTTAATAATAAAGCAGAAATCACCACTTTTGAAGGCGGACATGAAGTGAGAAAAGAAATTATTAATAGTTTAGTCTAA
- a CDS encoding LytTR family DNA-binding domain-containing protein has protein sequence MEQPIKILIVEDNVIIADDMQSMLEEIGYEIVDNVIVYEQAIEVLKTKQVDLVLIDIILASDKTGIDLGKHIREKYNIPFIFVTSNSDRATVENAKTVKPNGYLVKPFEQQDLYTSIEIALSSFNYNEKAAGTTNAPTEEVPDDKLVSNSVLKDSIFVKKQHLYYRIQFGDIQFIKADNVYLEVNTVDKKFLVRSPLKDYLEKLPSNKFYRAHKSYIVNVDHIEAINSKDILINNNLIPISKEFKEFIISAMNS, from the coding sequence TTGGAGCAGCCCATTAAAATTCTTATAGTAGAGGATAACGTTATCATTGCTGATGATATGCAATCAATGTTAGAAGAGATTGGTTATGAGATTGTTGATAATGTCATCGTTTATGAACAAGCGATAGAAGTACTAAAAACGAAGCAAGTAGATCTTGTTTTGATTGATATTATTCTTGCATCGGATAAGACAGGAATAGATTTAGGAAAACACATTAGAGAAAAGTACAATATCCCTTTCATTTTCGTAACCTCAAACTCAGATAGAGCCACCGTAGAAAATGCAAAGACCGTAAAACCAAACGGGTATCTTGTAAAACCTTTTGAACAACAAGACTTATATACTTCTATAGAAATTGCATTATCTAGTTTTAATTATAATGAAAAGGCAGCGGGTACCACTAACGCCCCGACAGAAGAAGTTCCAGATGATAAGTTAGTTTCAAACAGCGTACTTAAAGATTCTATTTTTGTAAAAAAGCAACATCTGTACTACAGAATTCAATTTGGAGATATTCAGTTTATAAAAGCGGATAATGTGTATTTGGAAGTAAATACAGTAGATAAGAAATTTTTAGTACGTTCTCCTCTAAAAGATTATTTAGAGAAGTTACCATCTAACAAGTTTTATAGAGCGCATAAGTCATACATTGTCAATGTGGATCATATTGAAGCGATTAATTCAAAAGATATTTTAATAAATAATAATTTAATACCGATCTCTAAAGAATTTAAGGAGTTTATAATTTCGGCGATGAATTCTTAA
- a CDS encoding metal-dependent hydrolase, with amino-acid sequence MKITFLGHASLLIKTTAATILVDPFISGNELATGKIDIKDLNPDYILLTHAHQDHVLDVEVIAENSGATIVSNYEIATYYGNKGFTTHPMNHGGSWNFDFGKLKYVNAIHTSSFADGTYGGQPGGFVLSADDKHIYIAGDTALHMDMKLIPYTYELDLAILPIGDNFTMGIEDAIFASDFVECDTVLGYHYDTFGFIKIDQEAAKKQFLEADKKLHLLEIGKSILI; translated from the coding sequence ATGAAAATAACTTTTCTGGGTCATGCATCTTTATTGATAAAGACAACAGCAGCGACTATATTGGTAGATCCTTTTATTTCGGGAAATGAGTTAGCAACAGGTAAAATAGATATTAAGGATTTAAATCCTGATTATATTTTACTTACACATGCGCATCAAGATCATGTTTTAGATGTAGAAGTTATTGCAGAAAATTCTGGGGCCACGATTGTTAGTAATTATGAAATTGCTACTTATTACGGAAATAAAGGTTTTACAACACACCCTATGAACCATGGGGGAAGTTGGAATTTTGATTTTGGAAAATTAAAGTATGTCAATGCCATTCATACCTCGTCTTTTGCAGACGGCACGTATGGTGGGCAGCCAGGAGGTTTTGTGCTTTCGGCAGACGACAAACACATCTATATTGCAGGAGATACTGCTTTGCATATGGATATGAAATTGATACCGTATACCTATGAATTAGATTTAGCAATTTTGCCTATTGGAGATAATTTTACCATGGGGATTGAAGATGCTATTTTTGCTTCAGATTTTGTAGAATGCGATACGGTCCTGGGCTATCATTATGACACTTTTGGTTTTATTAAAATAGATCAAGAAGCTGCTAAAAAGCAATTCTTAGAAGCGGATAAAAAATTACACTTATTAGAAATAGGGAAGTCAATCTTGATTTAA
- a CDS encoding PaaI family thioesterase produces the protein MEDYKEKILKICNETCKGTLMETLDITYVDVGENFLVGKMPVTSKVFQPDGVLHGGAMVALAESVGSAASYIFLNAQEVTVRGLEISANHVKSIREGYVYAKAIIIHKGRTTQVWDIKLTDANDNLISICKLTTISLPKK, from the coding sequence ATGGAAGATTATAAAGAGAAAATATTAAAAATTTGCAACGAAACCTGTAAAGGTACTTTGATGGAAACTTTAGATATTACTTATGTTGATGTTGGAGAAAATTTTTTGGTAGGTAAAATGCCAGTAACATCAAAAGTATTCCAGCCAGATGGTGTTTTGCATGGTGGTGCTATGGTGGCTTTGGCAGAAAGTGTAGGGAGTGCTGCTTCTTATATATTTCTAAATGCACAAGAGGTAACCGTTCGTGGCTTAGAAATATCTGCAAATCACGTAAAAAGTATCCGTGAAGGGTATGTGTATGCTAAAGCGATTATCATTCATAAAGGGAGAACTACCCAAGTTTGGGATATTAAACTGACAGATGCTAATGATAATCTAATCTCTATCTGTAAACTTACGACCATATCATTACCTAAAAAGTAA
- a CDS encoding chorismate-binding protein: MQHDFFQKAKNHLNASKPFVLYRKPSETTITGLFQSTDALHIVTDFSKTGFVFAPFDSDGETILLQVDEKTATEYIAKEVNSETGIFKSVTEDQDQEFHINLVQKGIEAIAQYDLKKVVLSRKIEVKTSKSAFTLFKTLLDNYSNAFCYLWYHPKVGLWLGATPEILLRTENRQLKTMSLAGTKKAEGAQAPVWGAKELEEQQMVTDYIVSSLKETVSKLTISETESVRAGNLWHLRTSVSGGLSNYNLKEIIAALHPTPAVCGLPKKEAKAFILENENYAREFYTGFLGELNFKEENFRSSNRRNRENQAYRTVKNTTSLYVNLRCMQLKDDKAWVYVGGGITQESDPEKEWEETVAKSNTMLKVVL, translated from the coding sequence ATGCAACACGATTTTTTTCAGAAAGCTAAGAACCATCTTAACGCTTCAAAACCTTTTGTTTTGTACCGTAAGCCTTCAGAGACAACTATTACCGGGTTGTTTCAATCTACAGATGCGCTTCATATAGTGACTGATTTTTCTAAAACAGGCTTTGTTTTTGCTCCATTTGATTCGGACGGAGAAACAATTTTATTACAGGTTGATGAGAAAACAGCAACAGAATATATAGCGAAAGAAGTAAACTCTGAAACAGGTATATTTAAGTCTGTTACGGAAGATCAAGATCAAGAATTTCATATCAATTTAGTTCAAAAGGGAATCGAGGCCATAGCGCAGTATGATTTAAAAAAGGTGGTGCTTTCTAGAAAAATAGAGGTAAAAACATCTAAATCTGCATTTACTTTATTTAAAACATTGCTAGATAACTATTCCAATGCTTTTTGTTATCTATGGTACCATCCAAAAGTAGGTTTGTGGTTAGGAGCAACTCCAGAAATTTTGCTAAGAACCGAAAATAGGCAGCTTAAAACAATGTCTTTAGCAGGAACAAAAAAGGCTGAAGGAGCTCAAGCACCAGTTTGGGGAGCAAAAGAATTAGAAGAACAGCAAATGGTTACAGATTATATTGTTTCGTCCTTAAAAGAAACGGTTTCTAAGTTAACAATTTCAGAAACGGAATCGGTAAGAGCGGGAAACCTCTGGCATTTAAGAACCTCGGTTTCGGGAGGCTTATCTAACTATAATCTAAAGGAGATTATTGCAGCGTTACACCCTACACCTGCAGTATGTGGCTTACCCAAGAAAGAAGCGAAAGCTTTTATCTTAGAAAATGAAAATTACGCTCGAGAATTTTATACCGGATTTTTGGGGGAATTGAATTTTAAAGAAGAAAATTTTAGATCTAGCAATAGACGAAATAGAGAAAACCAAGCCTATAGAACCGTCAAAAATACCACATCGCTCTATGTAAACCTTAGATGTATGCAATTAAAAGATGATAAAGCATGGGTGTATGTAGGTGGCGGAATTACGCAAGAATCAGATCCTGAAAAAGAATGGGAAGAAACGGTAGCAAAAAGTAATACAATGCTCAAAGTAGTATTGTAA
- a CDS encoding DUF2853 family protein, giving the protein MSKRDELIVKYAADIKDKFGEAADMDLLTKVAIGLGPAIYNADASKVSGGDQKEKDTVKNNFLIKKLGMTESDDMMPAIESVLEKYGSSNRNKHRAVVYYMLAKHFKKQDVYNK; this is encoded by the coding sequence ATGAGTAAAAGAGACGAATTAATCGTAAAGTACGCAGCAGACATTAAAGATAAATTTGGTGAAGCGGCTGACATGGATTTATTAACAAAAGTTGCGATAGGATTAGGTCCAGCAATATATAATGCAGATGCTTCTAAAGTATCTGGAGGGGATCAAAAAGAAAAAGACACTGTCAAAAATAATTTCTTAATCAAAAAATTAGGAATGACAGAGAGTGATGACATGATGCCAGCAATCGAAAGCGTTTTAGAAAAGTACGGGTCTTCTAACCGTAACAAGCATAGAGCGGTTGTTTATTACATGCTAGCGAAGCACTTTAAAAAACAAGATGTTTATAATAAATAA
- the menD gene encoding 2-succinyl-5-enolpyruvyl-6-hydroxy-3-cyclohexene-1-carboxylic-acid synthase, which yields MKYATIPSAQTVAHYCKTYGIKDIVISPGSRNAPLTITFTEDDYFNCFSVVDERCAAFFALGMAQQQQKPVAVLCTSGSALLNYYPAISEAFYSDIPLVVISADRPPYKIDIGDGQTIRQDHVFDRHIGYSANLKLDVSHATETIRKQGKGLLEPNSTIAEQQRKIELYNDKELAHAFQLAIEQMSPVHINVPFEEPLYNTTTTPNQQPVLSYHKPVIDDVEDLTSFAATWNKAKRKLVLVGVEYPNAVAQEYLDFLANDASVIVLTETTSNLHHPNFFTSIDSLIAPIEKSANSDELFKKLQPEVILTFGGLIVSKKIKSFLRKYKATAHWHIDAKKAYDTFFSITHHFKTSENTFFRAFIPLLSPIESDYHAYWSTVKIKYEEKRKQYLKQIPFSDMLAFSTVAKTIPKNYQLHLANSSTVRYAQLFSIDPSITVFCNRGTSGIDGSTSTAVGASIHNREPTLLITGDISFLYDSNGLWNKKIRPDFRIIVFNNDGGGIFRILPGQEDTANFETFFETTHTVDIAKLCSSFDVIHEKVDTEEILEKALINFYKSSKKPKLLEIKTPRLINDKILLSYFDFIS from the coding sequence TTGAAATACGCTACAATACCCTCCGCTCAAACCGTTGCCCATTATTGTAAAACATATGGCATAAAAGATATTGTTATTTCTCCGGGTTCTCGTAATGCACCGTTAACCATTACGTTTACAGAAGATGATTATTTTAATTGTTTTAGTGTCGTAGATGAGCGCTGTGCGGCATTCTTTGCTTTAGGGATGGCGCAGCAGCAACAAAAACCTGTAGCCGTATTATGTACTTCAGGTAGTGCGCTTTTAAACTACTATCCTGCTATTTCAGAAGCTTTTTATAGTGATATTCCATTGGTGGTAATTTCCGCAGATAGGCCGCCTTATAAGATAGATATTGGAGATGGGCAAACCATTCGTCAGGATCATGTTTTTGATCGTCATATTGGATATTCAGCAAACTTAAAATTAGATGTAAGTCACGCTACAGAAACCATACGAAAGCAAGGAAAAGGCTTATTAGAGCCTAATAGTACCATTGCAGAGCAACAGAGAAAAATAGAATTATATAACGATAAAGAATTGGCGCATGCTTTTCAACTGGCAATTGAACAGATGTCTCCTGTTCATATAAATGTGCCTTTTGAAGAGCCTTTGTATAATACGACTACAACGCCTAACCAGCAACCTGTACTCAGCTATCATAAACCAGTTATAGATGATGTAGAAGATTTGACATCCTTTGCAGCGACATGGAATAAGGCAAAGCGTAAATTAGTTTTGGTAGGTGTAGAGTATCCTAATGCGGTAGCTCAAGAATATCTTGATTTTTTAGCAAATGATGCATCAGTTATTGTGTTAACAGAAACTACGTCAAATTTACATCACCCTAATTTTTTTACAAGTATTGATAGTCTTATTGCGCCTATAGAAAAATCAGCCAACAGTGATGAACTGTTTAAAAAATTACAACCAGAGGTCATTCTGACTTTTGGAGGACTTATCGTTTCTAAAAAAATAAAAAGTTTTTTACGAAAATATAAAGCAACAGCACACTGGCATATTGATGCTAAAAAAGCCTACGATACTTTTTTTTCGATTACGCATCATTTTAAAACTTCTGAAAATACATTTTTTAGAGCCTTTATTCCGCTACTTTCTCCTATTGAAAGTGATTATCATGCATATTGGTCAACAGTGAAAATCAAGTATGAAGAGAAAAGAAAACAATATTTGAAGCAAATTCCTTTTTCAGACATGTTGGCTTTTTCTACCGTTGCGAAGACTATTCCCAAGAACTATCAATTACATTTAGCGAATAGCTCTACAGTGCGATACGCGCAATTATTTTCAATAGATCCTAGTATAACAGTGTTTTGCAACAGGGGAACTAGTGGTATAGATGGTTCTACCTCTACAGCTGTAGGGGCGTCTATCCATAATAGGGAGCCAACGCTTTTAATTACGGGTGATATCAGTTTCTTATACGATAGTAATGGCTTGTGGAATAAAAAGATACGACCAGATTTTAGAATTATTGTTTTTAATAATGATGGGGGTGGGATTTTTAGAATTTTACCAGGGCAAGAAGATACCGCGAACTTTGAAACATTTTTTGAAACTACACATACCGTAGATATTGCAAAACTATGCAGTAGTTTTGATGTTATTCATGAAAAAGTTGATACTGAGGAAATCTTAGAAAAAGCCTTAATTAATTTTTATAAAAGCAGTAAAAAGCCTAAATTGTTAGAGATAAAAACACCTAGACTTATTAATGATAAAATTTTGCTTAGTTATTTTGATTTTATATCTTAG
- a CDS encoding S1 RNA-binding domain-containing protein, whose translation MIELGNYNTLEILRDTSVGLFLGDEEGNDVLLPNKYVPEIYEIGDKLTVFCYLDFDERPVVTSLTPYIFRNTFKLLKVVEVNNIGAFLDWGLEKHLLVPFREQRERMQEGQWYVVYCYLDEKSFRLVASNKLDKFLDNEELTVEVNEEVDLIVTRQNDLGWDVIINNKHKGLVYSDQVFKKVAVGDAIKGYIKHIRPDNKIDVNLKPIGYESIEPAANVIYARLQKEGGYLNLHDKSSPDEITAKLQMSKKVFKKSIGTLYKDRKITIKSDGIYLL comes from the coding sequence ATGATAGAATTAGGGAATTACAACACATTAGAAATTTTAAGAGATACAAGTGTAGGACTCTTTTTAGGTGATGAAGAAGGTAATGATGTATTATTACCCAATAAATATGTGCCAGAAATCTACGAAATTGGTGATAAACTTACTGTTTTCTGTTATTTAGATTTTGATGAGCGCCCTGTTGTAACATCATTAACACCCTATATATTTAGAAATACTTTTAAACTTTTGAAAGTAGTAGAAGTAAATAATATTGGCGCCTTCTTAGATTGGGGTTTGGAAAAGCACCTTTTAGTTCCTTTTAGAGAGCAAAGAGAGCGTATGCAAGAAGGGCAGTGGTACGTGGTATACTGTTACCTAGACGAGAAATCATTTAGACTGGTAGCCTCAAATAAATTAGATAAATTTTTAGATAATGAGGAGCTTACTGTAGAAGTTAATGAAGAAGTAGATCTAATTGTTACAAGACAAAATGACCTCGGTTGGGATGTTATAATTAATAATAAGCACAAAGGTTTAGTCTATAGTGATCAAGTATTTAAAAAAGTAGCTGTAGGAGATGCTATTAAAGGCTATATAAAGCATATAAGACCGGATAATAAGATTGATGTAAACCTAAAACCAATTGGGTATGAAAGTATAGAGCCAGCAGCTAATGTGATCTATGCCAGATTGCAAAAAGAAGGTGGGTATTTAAACTTACACGATAAATCTTCTCCAGATGAAATTACGGCTAAACTACAAATGAGTAAGAAAGTTTTTAAGAAGAGCATCGGTACTTTATATAAGGATCGTAAAATCACTATTAAGTCAGATGGCATTTATCTACTTTAA
- the menA gene encoding 1,4-dihydroxy-2-naphthoate octaprenyltransferase, whose protein sequence is MTKFKAWLNAARLRTLPLSISGIIVGAALGNFYGHQNWVVFILALCTTIGFQVTSNFANDYGDGVKGTDNEERVGPKRALQSGILTRAELKNGIIISIIIDLILAITLLVYSFGPENYPLILLFFALALASVWAAIKYTVGTSAYGYKGLGDLFVFIFFGLLGVLGSLFLFTKFLTLTSILPAIAIGLLSTAVLNLNNLRDALSDKNAGKNTLVVKMGFENGKRYHYVLLTISFISMVAFTLLNYRSWYNFMHLIIFIPLLVHALRVSKTKEPFLLDPELKKVALSTFFLAVIFYLSFNIFS, encoded by the coding sequence TTGACAAAATTTAAAGCTTGGCTTAACGCAGCAAGATTGCGTACTTTACCATTATCCATCTCTGGAATTATTGTGGGTGCTGCATTGGGAAACTTTTATGGACATCAAAATTGGGTTGTTTTCATCCTCGCTTTGTGTACTACCATTGGCTTTCAAGTAACTTCTAACTTTGCTAATGACTATGGAGACGGAGTTAAAGGAACAGATAATGAGGAAAGAGTAGGGCCTAAAAGAGCATTGCAAAGTGGCATACTCACTAGAGCAGAATTAAAAAATGGGATTATCATTTCTATAATAATCGATTTAATTCTTGCCATCACCTTATTGGTTTATTCTTTTGGCCCTGAAAACTATCCTTTAATTTTATTGTTTTTTGCTCTTGCACTCGCAAGCGTTTGGGCTGCAATAAAATATACAGTAGGTACTTCAGCCTATGGTTATAAAGGCTTAGGAGATCTTTTTGTTTTTATTTTTTTTGGATTATTAGGGGTGTTAGGATCCTTATTTTTATTTACTAAATTCTTAACACTGACTTCCATATTACCAGCAATAGCAATAGGCTTATTGAGTACGGCAGTTTTAAATTTAAACAATTTAAGAGATGCCTTATCAGATAAAAATGCAGGTAAAAACACCTTAGTCGTGAAAATGGGCTTTGAAAATGGAAAAAGATACCATTATGTACTTTTAACTATTTCTTTCATAAGTATGGTAGCTTTTACGTTGCTAAATTATAGATCTTGGTATAATTTTATGCATTTAATAATATTTATTCCGCTTCTCGTACACGCCTTGCGAGTGTCAAAAACAAAAGAACCCTTTTTACTAGATCCTGAGCTAAAAAAGGTAGCATTAAGTACATTTTTTCTTGCTGTTATCTTTTATTTAAGTTTTAATATTTTTTCGTAG
- a CDS encoding SPOR domain-containing protein, producing MPFIEESDLLDLHKDIDKAQILNERLLDQIKFKNKELKRNKIQRNILAGVTSVFLLGVFALYVFNAGRRSSAPETNNNLVVYDLDSLQVIKSRMDNLKLKNEELSNVKEFYLAKEFLEREKIYSVQIKSFVDNNVTLASESLSNTLFVKTNPFYSYSLGNFETIEEARSFRYQLVKMGFEDAFVASYQNGKRVQIEDPY from the coding sequence ATGCCATTTATTGAAGAAAGCGATTTACTTGATTTACATAAAGATATCGATAAAGCTCAAATACTTAATGAGCGACTTTTAGATCAGATTAAGTTTAAAAACAAAGAGCTTAAAAGAAATAAGATTCAACGAAATATTCTTGCAGGGGTTACCAGTGTATTTTTATTAGGAGTTTTTGCCTTATATGTCTTTAATGCAGGTAGAAGGAGTAGTGCGCCAGAAACCAATAATAATTTGGTGGTGTATGATTTAGACAGCTTACAAGTGATTAAGTCTAGAATGGATAATTTAAAGTTAAAGAACGAGGAACTTAGTAACGTAAAAGAATTTTACTTGGCTAAAGAATTCTTAGAAAGAGAAAAAATATATTCAGTTCAAATTAAGTCGTTCGTAGATAATAATGTCACCTTAGCGTCAGAGTCCCTATCAAATACCCTATTCGTCAAAACAAATCCGTTCTATTCGTATTCTTTGGGTAACTTTGAAACTATAGAAGAAGCAAGATCATTTAGATATCAATTAGTGAAAATGGGCTTTGAAGATGCCTTTGTTGCTTCGTATCAAAATGGAAAACGCGTACAAATAGAAGATCCCTACTAG